A single genomic interval of Gossypium raimondii isolate GPD5lz chromosome 11, ASM2569854v1, whole genome shotgun sequence harbors:
- the LOC105802012 gene encoding thioredoxin reductase NTRB produces MCKSNPSACLKTLFAKASALYFQLRFSNSSVPTAAPSFSTSASPSMAATDSPLTTKVCIIGSGPAAHTAAIYAARAELKPILFEGWMANDIAPGGQLTTTSDVENFPGFPDGIMGSELMERCRNQSLRFGTTIFTETVNKVDFSSSPFKIFADSKTVLADSVIVATGAVAKRLNFPGSGDGLGGFWNRGISACAVCDGAAPIFREKPLAVIGGGDSAMEESTFLTKYGSKVYIIHRRDTFRASKIMQNRVISNPKIEVIWNSVVVEAYGDRVLGGLKVKNLVTEEVSDLKVNGLFFAIGHEPATKFLGGQLELDSDGYVVTKPGTTQTSVHGVFAAGDVQDKKYRQAVTAAGTGCMAALEAEHYLQELGSQEGKSD; encoded by the exons ATGTGCAAATCCAACCCTAGTGCCTGCCTGAAAACTTTGTTTGCAAAAGCCAGCGCCCTCTATTTCCAGCTCCGTTTCTCCAACAGTTCCGTTCCCACCGCCGCACCGTCATTTTCCACCTCAGCTTCTCCGTCCATGGCTGCAACGGACTCTCCTCTAACGACCAAGGTTTGTATCATTGGGAGTGGCCCCGCCGCTCACACGGCCGCTATCTACGCTGCTCGTGCTGAGCTCAAGCCTATTCTTTTTGAGGGATGGATGGCTAACGATATTGCGCCTGGCGGTCAGCTTACCACCACTTCCGACGTCGAGAACTTCCCTGGATTCCCGGATGGTATCATGGGTTCGGAGCTTATGGAGCGGTGCCGGAACCAGTCGCTTCGGTTTGGTACTACTATCTTTACCGAAACTGTTAACAAGGTTGATTTTTCTTCGTCTCCGTTTAAGATCTTCGCCGATTCGAAAACTGTTTTGGCTGACTCGGTTATTGTGGCCACTGGAGCCGTAGCAAAGCGGCTTAATTTCCCCGGTTCAGGGGATGGGTTAGGGGGGTTTTGGAACAGAGGAATCTCGGCGTGCGCTGTGTGTGATGGGGCAGCTCCGATCTTCAGGGAGAAGCCCTTGGCAGTGATCGGTGGAGGTGACTCCGCCATGGAAGAATCCACTTTTCTCACCAAGTACGGTTCCAAGGTTTACATCATTCACAGGAGGGATACGTTCAGGGCATCCAAGATTATGCAGAACAGGGTTATTTCGAACCCTAAGATAGAAGTCATATGGAACTCGGTGGTCGTAGAGGCCTACGGCGATAGGGTTTTGGGAGGGCTCAAGGTGAAGAACTTGGTCACCGAAGAAGTTTCCGATTTGAAAGTCAATGGTCTATTCTTTGCCATCGGGCACGAGCCTGCCACCAAGTTTTTGGGAGGTCAGCTGGAGCTCGACTCAGATGGCTACGTTGTCACTAAACCAGGTACAACTCAGACCAGCGTGCACGGCGTTTTTGCTGCCGGAGATGTCCAGGACAAGAAGTATAGACAAGCTGTTACTGCGGCCGGCACCG GGTGCATGGCAGCCTTGGAAGCCGAACATTACTTGCAAGAACTTGGATCTCAGGAGGGTAAGAGCGATTGA
- the LOC105802001 gene encoding heat shock factor protein HSF8: protein MDGVNSSSNIQKDDASTSTGGAQTASQPQPKPKPVVVQSANAPPPFLSKTYDMVDDPATDAVVSWSSANNSFIVWNPPEFARDVLPKYFKHNNFSSFVRQLNTYGFRKVDSDRWEFANEGFLRGQKDLLLNISRRKPAQGHGHQQAQQAHGQSSAGGACVEVGEFGLEEEVERLKRDKNVLMQELVRLRQQQQSTDNQMQTMAQRLHGMEQWQLQMMSFLAKAVQSPGFLAQFMQQKNESNRHITEANKKRRLKQDGIVDNEHSAASDGQIVKYQPLTNDAKAMLRQIVKGDTSTRLDSINNYHDNFLVGDGLSSSTGLDGGKSSSHASGVTLQEVPPTSGISVDRPSSAISEIQSSPCTTSSEKITTTQSTNSSALVGGEKVPSISIPQTNTIMPELSQIPEMVPESVVDIPTEDCMESETGNGGFIDPICLVSLELDDITPDPDIDALLDSSSFWDDLIVQGPVPEDIESISMDDKS, encoded by the exons ATGGATGGAGTGAATAGCAGTAGTAATATCCAAAAAGATGATGCATCGACTAGCACCGGAGGAGCTCAAACGGCATCACAACCTCAACCAAAGCCGAAGCCAGTCGTGGTGCAGAGTGCGAACGCGCCACCGCCTTTCTTGAGCAAGACTTACGATATGGTGGATGATCCCGCCACCGATGCCGTCGTTTCTTGGAGCTCAGCCAATAACAGTTTCATTGTTTGGAACCCCCCGGAGTTCGCACGGGATGTTTTGCCCAAGTATTTCAAGCACAACAACTTCTCCAGCTTCGTCAGGCAACTGAATACCTAT GGTTTCCGGAAGGTTGATTCAGACCGATGGGAATTCGCAAATGAGGGATTTTTAAGAGGCCAGAAAGACCTGCTTCTAAACATTAGCCGCCGAAAGCCTGCCCAGGGCCATGGTCATCAGCAGGCACAGCAAGCACATGGACAGAGTTCAGCTGGGGGTGCTTGTGTTGAGGTTGGGGAATTTGGGCTTGAGGAAGAGGTTGAGAGGCTTAAGAGGGACAAGAATGTGCTTATGCAGGAACTTGTTAGGTTGAGGCAGCAGCAACAGTCTACAGATAACCAAATGCAAACCATGGCACAACGACTTCATGGGATGGAGCAGTGGCAGCTGCAGATGATGTCATTCTTGGCGAAGGCTGTCCAGAGCCCTGGATTTTTGGCTCAATTTATGCAGCAGAAAAATGAGAGCAATAGGCACATAACCGAAGCCAACAAGAAAAGGAGACTAAAACAGGATGGTATTGTTGATAATGAGCATTCTGCTGCCTCTGATGGACAGATTGTTAAATATCAGCCTTTGACAAATGATGCTAAAGCAATGCTCAGGCAGATCGTAAAAGGGGATACTTCTACCAGGCTTGACTCCATTAACAACTATCATGATAATTTCCTGGTTGGTGATGGTTTGTCATCATCTACTGGATTGGATGGTGGGAAATCTTCAAGCCATGCATCAGGAGTGACTCTTCAAGAGGTCCCACCAACTTCAGGGATCTCTGTGGATCGCCCCTCAAGTGCCATATCTGAGATTCAATCTTCCCCATGTACAACATCTTCTGAAAAGATTACAACAACACAATCTACCAATTCGAGTGCACTGGTTGGAGGAGAAAAGGTCCCATCCATTTCCATTCCTCAAACAAATACAATTATGCCTGAACTTTCTCAAATACCAGAAATGGTCCCAGAAAGCGTTGTTGATATCCCCACCGAAGACTGCATGGAGTCTGAAACTGGGAATGGGGGATTTATTGATCCCATTTGTTTGGTTTCCTTAGAACTTGATGACATTACTCCTGATCCCGACATAGATGCCTTACTGGATAGTTCTAGTTTCTGGGATGACCTTATTGTGCAAGGTCCAGTGCCAGAGGATATTGAATCAATCTCAATGGATGATAAAAGCTAG